ACGCCGATTCAAGCACTGCCTTTGAAGGGCACTGAATTCCAACTCCGCCATATTCAGCCAAGAGGCGTGTTTGGGCGTGTAGATCCACTCAAATCGGCCCACCAGTTGGTGGGCCTGCTGTGGGTTCATCCACTTGTAAAAACTGCCCCCATGATGGGTATTGAGGTTGTCCTGGACCAGGGTGATCTGCACGGCTACCGGGTAGGCCCGTTCCAGATCCTGCATAAATGCCGTGTACTCCTCGGCGGTTCGTCGAGCACAGACCTTCACGAACCGCCGACCCGTCCGGGGCTCGACCGCAAGCAGCAATGCACAACTGCCGAATCGCAGATATTCATAGTCTTCTTTGGCGACTCGTCCCGGTTCCATGGGAACCGGGGCCAGAACATCACCGATGAGGAAGCAGGGCTGCTCATCGA
This genomic window from Deinococcus arcticus contains:
- a CDS encoding IS630 family transposase; translated protein: MAQLTAKFLCEMERVLDVYARPYDERFPVLCFDEQPCFLIGDVLAPVPMEPGRVAKEDYEYLRFGSCALLLAVEPRTGRRFVKVCARRTAEEYTAFMQDLERAYPVAVQITLVQDNLNTHHGGSFYKWMNPQQAHQLVGRFEWIYTPKHASWLNMAELEFSALQRQCLNRRIASLERLRSEVEAWVAARERAGATLSWQFSTQVARRTLQPHYEAIRIN